Proteins encoded together in one Neobacillus sp. FSL H8-0543 window:
- the dinG gene encoding ATP-dependent DNA helicase DinG — translation MLTKFVVIDLETTGNNPKTGDRIIQFAAVVVENGMIIERFSSLINPNRSIPTFIGELTGLNDEMVKDAPLFSEIASKVNTMLEGAYFVAHNVLFDLSFLQEELIQAGYEGFYGFVLDTVEMARFLFPTADGYKLSDLAEQENLTHDRPHQADSDAEVTAELLIILMKMLTALPNRTIQQLSLLSGGLKSDLQQLMEEILAEKVKEVEILPESIEIHHELALKKLATDEINISYQDIHQYPASEEGKIELVKQGIQSFEKRTGQFVMMDGVYDSFQNNTHALIEAGTGVGKSLGYLLPVAYFSKQKMLPVVVSTHTIQLQEQILYKEIPLLAKMLPFKVKSVLLKGRNHYLCLEKFTRALREENDNYDTSLTKMQILVWLTRTETGDRDELNLSSGGNIFWNKIRNEQTNLTRNNTWLEKDFYLRAKSSAKDADIIITNHSLLLSELTGDNKILPEFDYVIIDEGHHFEKAASQFVGLSLDYLSTRLLINQFGQYEQRLLFYELEQLFAVRRNKKEEIAEAEKINQLMADLSYEVDEFFKLTAIYAKSKSTAKKGINRTKVHFSREDGGREKAALLHSAERFSFLLKDIQLAISNRIDLIKREQDLLSINQKNKLEEIILFLTELGELRNTVQECFIKESNYVKWIEIDFRSQQNVTTFFAQPAFVAATLKEKFFQVKKGVIMTSATLTVNHSFDYIIRGLGLNPDLTTKMSIPSPFDYKNQVQLLIPEDIPEINAVSLEEYVIAITEHIITIAESTKGRMLILFTAHDMLRKTYELIKESGFLNDFVMIAQGITSGSRTRLTRNFQRYDKAILLGTSSFWDGVDIPGEDLSCLIIVRLPFSPPDEPLTNAKCQLIRQQGGNPFAEYSLPEAILRFKQGFGRLIRTETDRGIIIVFDKRIVTTKYGKSFLQSIPPVQVKMGEMDDLAANISSWI, via the coding sequence ATGTTAACTAAATTTGTCGTTATAGACTTGGAAACTACAGGTAACAACCCCAAAACGGGGGATAGAATTATTCAATTCGCTGCCGTAGTTGTTGAGAATGGAATGATCATTGAAAGATTCTCATCACTTATCAATCCTAACCGTTCAATCCCAACTTTTATTGGAGAATTAACAGGCTTAAATGACGAAATGGTAAAGGATGCTCCTTTATTTTCTGAAATAGCCTCCAAGGTCAATACAATGTTGGAGGGAGCCTATTTTGTTGCTCATAATGTATTATTCGATTTGTCTTTTCTGCAGGAAGAATTAATTCAAGCTGGATATGAAGGTTTTTATGGCTTCGTGCTTGATACAGTAGAGATGGCAAGATTTTTATTTCCGACTGCTGATGGATATAAGCTTTCAGATTTAGCAGAACAGGAGAACCTTACTCATGATCGCCCACATCAGGCGGACAGTGATGCCGAGGTAACGGCTGAGCTTTTAATCATTCTCATGAAGATGCTAACTGCATTACCAAATAGGACCATCCAGCAGCTTTCTCTTCTATCAGGAGGGCTCAAAAGTGACCTCCAACAATTAATGGAAGAGATACTTGCAGAGAAGGTTAAGGAAGTTGAAATTTTACCAGAATCAATTGAAATTCATCATGAACTGGCATTAAAAAAACTGGCGACTGATGAAATAAATATATCCTATCAAGATATTCATCAATATCCTGCAAGTGAAGAGGGAAAAATAGAGTTAGTAAAACAAGGAATTCAGTCTTTTGAAAAGCGGACCGGGCAATTTGTAATGATGGATGGTGTCTACGATTCTTTCCAAAATAATACACATGCATTGATTGAAGCTGGAACAGGTGTGGGAAAATCTCTTGGTTATCTTTTGCCTGTGGCTTATTTTTCCAAGCAAAAAATGCTTCCCGTTGTAGTCAGTACCCATACTATCCAGTTACAAGAGCAAATTCTTTATAAGGAGATTCCTTTACTGGCAAAGATGCTTCCCTTTAAAGTAAAATCCGTTTTATTAAAAGGGAGAAATCATTACCTCTGTCTGGAAAAATTCACAAGAGCGTTACGAGAGGAAAATGATAATTATGATACGTCCCTGACCAAGATGCAAATTCTCGTTTGGTTAACTAGAACTGAAACAGGCGATCGTGATGAATTGAACCTATCAAGTGGAGGAAATATTTTCTGGAATAAAATAAGGAATGAACAAACGAATCTCACACGAAATAATACATGGCTGGAAAAAGACTTTTATCTTCGCGCAAAGAGTTCGGCAAAGGATGCGGACATCATCATTACCAATCATTCATTGTTATTAAGTGAGCTGACTGGTGATAATAAGATTTTACCGGAGTTTGATTATGTCATTATCGATGAAGGTCACCATTTTGAAAAAGCTGCAAGCCAATTTGTCGGTCTATCATTAGATTATCTGTCTACTCGTTTGCTAATAAACCAATTTGGCCAGTATGAACAAAGATTGCTTTTTTACGAATTGGAGCAGTTATTTGCCGTTCGCAGGAATAAAAAGGAAGAAATAGCAGAAGCGGAAAAAATAAACCAATTGATGGCAGATCTTTCGTATGAAGTGGATGAATTCTTTAAACTAACTGCAATCTATGCTAAATCAAAATCCACAGCAAAAAAAGGAATAAACCGAACAAAGGTGCATTTTTCTCGAGAAGATGGCGGGAGAGAAAAAGCGGCTTTATTACACAGTGCAGAACGGTTTTCTTTTTTGCTTAAGGATATACAACTTGCCATTAGCAACCGCATAGATCTGATTAAAAGGGAACAGGATCTTCTTTCCATTAATCAAAAAAACAAGCTGGAGGAAATCATCTTATTTTTAACTGAACTGGGGGAACTTAGAAATACGGTCCAAGAATGCTTTATTAAAGAATCAAATTATGTGAAATGGATTGAAATAGACTTCCGCTCACAGCAAAATGTTACTACCTTTTTTGCTCAACCAGCTTTTGTTGCTGCTACGTTAAAAGAAAAGTTTTTTCAGGTGAAGAAAGGTGTAATTATGACATCTGCCACCTTAACCGTAAATCATTCTTTCGATTATATTATTCGCGGGTTAGGCCTTAATCCAGATTTGACAACAAAGATGAGTATTCCTTCTCCCTTCGATTATAAAAATCAGGTTCAACTGCTCATACCAGAAGATATACCAGAGATAAACGCAGTAAGCCTTGAGGAGTATGTTATTGCAATAACTGAGCATATTATCACGATTGCAGAAAGCACCAAAGGGAGGATGTTAATCCTATTTACGGCGCATGACATGTTAAGGAAAACATATGAACTTATTAAAGAAAGTGGTTTTCTTAATGATTTTGTGATGATTGCCCAAGGGATAACAAGTGGAAGTCGAACGAGGTTAACAAGGAATTTTCAGCGCTATGACAAAGCCATATTACTCGGGACGAGCAGCTTTTGGGATGGAGTGGATATTCCAGGTGAAGACTTATCGTGCCTAATAATAGTAAGACTTCCTTTTAGTCCACCTGATGAACCTTTAACGAACGCTAAGTGTCAACTAATTAGACAACAAGGTGGAAACCCTTTTGCTGAATATTCATTGCCTGAGGCGATCCTTAGATTTAAACAGGGCTTTGGTCGTTTAATTCGTACCGAAACAGATCGGGGTATTATCATTGTGTTTGATAAGAGGATTGTTACAACAAAATATGGAAAGTCCTTCTTACAATCCATTCCTCCTGTTCAAGTAAAAATGGGGGAAATGGATGATCTAGCAGCAAATATTTCCTCTTGGATATGA
- the panD gene encoding aspartate 1-decarboxylase, which yields MFRHMMKGKIHRATVTEANLNYVGSITIDEDLLDAVGMIANEKVQIVNNNNGARLETYIIPGERGSGVVCLNGAAARLVQKGDIVIIISYALVSEEKAAAHKPRVAIMGENNCIKELIHAEPALTIM from the coding sequence ATGTTTCGACACATGATGAAGGGGAAAATCCACCGAGCAACGGTAACAGAAGCTAATCTAAATTATGTAGGCAGCATTACCATTGATGAGGATTTATTAGATGCAGTTGGTATGATAGCAAATGAAAAAGTACAAATCGTTAATAATAATAATGGTGCCCGACTCGAAACCTATATTATTCCAGGTGAGAGAGGGAGCGGTGTTGTTTGTTTAAACGGTGCAGCAGCTCGACTTGTTCAAAAAGGCGATATCGTAATTATTATTTCCTATGCGCTCGTGTCGGAAGAGAAGGCTGCAGCGCATAAGCCAAGAGTGGCGATAATGGGTGAGAACAACTGTATTAAAGAACTTATTCATGCTGAACCAGCATTGACAATAATGTAA
- the panC gene encoding pantoate--beta-alanine ligase: MKVFTSISDFQSEIKKRKAQSESIGFVPTMGFLHEGHLTLLKKARQENDIVILSIFVNPLQFGPTEDFSTYPRDFERDRALAEGEKVDFLFYPSAEEMYPNEPSLKVVVQDRTDVLCGKSRPGHFDGVATVLTKLFNIVMPTRAYFGLKDAQQVAVVGGVISDFNFPIELVPVDIVREEDGLAKSSRNINLLPYERKEAGVLFKSLWTARKTIERGERNPDKVTSLIREMIASETSGQIDYVEILTYPRLKPLVNLESTFIIALAVKFTKVRLIDNLILEI; the protein is encoded by the coding sequence ATGAAAGTGTTTACAAGCATCAGTGATTTCCAATCGGAAATAAAAAAGAGGAAAGCACAATCTGAATCAATTGGATTTGTTCCAACAATGGGTTTTTTACACGAGGGACATTTAACTCTATTAAAAAAAGCAAGACAAGAAAATGACATTGTTATTTTAAGTATATTTGTTAATCCGTTACAGTTCGGACCAACAGAAGATTTTTCTACTTATCCAAGGGATTTTGAACGAGATCGGGCATTAGCAGAAGGTGAAAAAGTAGATTTCTTGTTTTATCCGTCGGCGGAAGAAATGTATCCAAATGAACCTTCGTTAAAAGTTGTCGTTCAGGATCGTACAGATGTCCTCTGCGGAAAATCACGACCTGGTCATTTTGACGGCGTAGCTACTGTTTTAACCAAGTTATTTAATATTGTAATGCCAACAAGAGCATATTTTGGGCTAAAGGATGCCCAGCAAGTAGCCGTTGTAGGGGGAGTAATCTCTGACTTTAATTTTCCTATTGAGTTAGTTCCTGTGGATATCGTCCGTGAAGAGGATGGGCTTGCAAAAAGCTCTCGAAATATCAATCTGCTACCATATGAACGGAAGGAAGCAGGAGTACTCTTTAAGAGTTTGTGGACAGCAAGGAAAACTATTGAACGTGGTGAACGAAACCCGGACAAGGTCACTTCCTTGATAAGAGAAATGATCGCTTCTGAAACGAGCGGACAGATTGATTACGTAGAAATCCTGACTTATCCTAGGCTTAAACCATTGGTCAATTTAGAAAGTACCTTTATCATTGCGCTCGCAGTTAAATTTACGAAGGTCCGCTTGATAGATAATTTAATCTTAGAGATTTAG
- the panB gene encoding 3-methyl-2-oxobutanoate hydroxymethyltransferase — protein MKQTTDFLKMKENKEKIVMLTAYDFPSAKQAEQGGVDLILVGDSLGMVVLGYDSTVPVTIEDMIHHTKAVKRGAKNTFIVVDMPFLTYHLSIKDTLVNAGRLIQETGAHAVKVEGADDVIEKISTLTRAGIPVCAHLGLTPQSVGVLGGYKVQGKDSQAALKLIEDAKKCQEAGAFAVVLECVPKQLADEVSKSVAIPIIGIGAGIDVDGQVLVYHDILGYGVERVPKFVKQYYSLNPFILESIQSYVKDVKTNQFPEEKHSFNMKERELSGLYGGLK, from the coding sequence ATGAAGCAAACGACTGATTTTTTAAAAATGAAAGAGAATAAGGAAAAAATAGTCATGTTGACAGCGTATGATTTTCCATCTGCAAAACAGGCAGAGCAGGGGGGGGTCGACTTAATTCTAGTAGGCGATTCTCTTGGAATGGTCGTACTAGGATACGATTCTACCGTGCCTGTGACGATAGAAGATATGATTCATCACACAAAAGCAGTAAAACGAGGAGCAAAGAATACATTTATTGTAGTTGATATGCCTTTTTTAACCTACCATTTATCAATAAAAGATACCTTAGTCAATGCAGGTCGATTAATTCAAGAAACAGGTGCCCACGCGGTAAAAGTCGAAGGTGCTGATGATGTAATAGAAAAAATATCTACACTAACAAGAGCAGGAATTCCTGTTTGTGCCCATCTCGGATTAACACCACAATCTGTTGGAGTCTTGGGTGGATATAAGGTACAAGGGAAGGATTCGCAGGCTGCACTTAAATTAATTGAAGATGCAAAAAAATGCCAAGAAGCAGGTGCATTTGCCGTTGTCTTAGAGTGCGTGCCAAAGCAGCTTGCTGATGAAGTATCCAAATCAGTAGCTATTCCTATCATAGGTATTGGAGCGGGCATTGATGTGGATGGACAGGTGCTTGTTTACCATGACATATTAGGTTATGGAGTCGAGAGGGTGCCGAAGTTTGTTAAGCAATATTACTCTTTAAATCCGTTTATTTTGGAATCCATCCAATCATATGTAAAAGATGTAAAAACGAATCAATTTCCTGAAGAAAAGCACTCTTTTAACATGAAAGAACGAGAACTTAGCGGGCTTTATGGGGGATTAAAATGA
- a CDS encoding biotin--[acetyl-CoA-carboxylase] ligase translates to MQSQIRKDLLDAFTNAGDSYLSGQYLAELVGCSRTAIWKHIEELRKEGFELEAVRRKGYRILKTPEKITADEIRLGLTTNFIGKDIHYEECVESTQRIAHRLAYENVPEGTVVIAEEQQAGRGRMDRKWHSPKYTGIWMSVILRPNIPLINAPQLTLLTAVAIVQAIEEHTDLNPGIKWPNDILINGKKVTGILTELQAEADRINSIIIGIGMNVNQRIEDFPIEIQEIATSLFIENGKIVSRADMIKTIFMNLEKLYLLYLSQGFLPIKLLWESYAISIGRTIKARTLIDTIVGKALGITEEGVLKIEDEQGVIHHVYSADIEI, encoded by the coding sequence GTGCAATCACAAATAAGAAAAGACTTACTTGATGCCTTCACAAATGCTGGCGATTCCTATTTATCTGGGCAATATTTAGCTGAATTAGTTGGGTGCTCAAGAACAGCCATTTGGAAGCATATAGAAGAATTACGAAAAGAGGGCTTTGAGTTAGAGGCAGTAAGAAGGAAAGGATACCGGATTTTGAAAACTCCTGAAAAAATTACTGCTGATGAAATCAGACTGGGGTTAACAACAAACTTCATTGGCAAGGACATTCATTATGAAGAGTGTGTTGAGTCGACACAAAGAATTGCTCACCGCTTAGCATATGAGAACGTGCCTGAAGGAACTGTGGTAATTGCTGAAGAACAGCAAGCTGGGCGCGGTCGGATGGATCGTAAATGGCATTCACCAAAGTATACAGGGATCTGGATGAGTGTAATCCTCAGGCCAAATATACCATTAATCAATGCACCCCAATTAACGCTTTTAACAGCGGTTGCCATTGTTCAAGCTATTGAGGAGCATACAGACCTTAACCCGGGAATAAAATGGCCAAACGATATCCTTATCAACGGAAAAAAGGTGACTGGAATCCTAACAGAGCTTCAAGCGGAGGCAGATCGTATAAATTCTATCATTATTGGAATCGGGATGAATGTTAATCAGAGAATAGAAGATTTTCCAATTGAGATTCAGGAGATCGCAACCTCACTGTTCATTGAAAATGGTAAAATAGTCTCGCGTGCAGATATGATCAAAACCATCTTTATGAACTTGGAAAAATTGTATTTACTTTACTTGTCTCAGGGATTTCTTCCAATTAAGCTATTATGGGAAAGCTATGCGATTAGTATTGGAAGGACAATTAAAGCGAGAACATTGATAGATACCATAGTCGGTAAAGCTTTAGGGATTACCGAGGAAGGTGTGTTAAAAATTGAAGACGAACAGGGTGTAATCCATCACGTTTATTCTGCAGATATTGAAATATAA
- a CDS encoding CCA tRNA nucleotidyltransferase — protein MKEPFLAAVPVLQKLEDAGFEAYFVGGSVRDFLLDKDINDVDIATSATPEEVKQVFSKTVDIGIEHGTVLVLYQNESYEITTFRTETEYQDYRRPKEVIFIRNLTEDLQRRDFTMNAIAMDKIGHLIDPFHGQRAIKEQIIQTVGQGAERFQEDALRMMRAVRFVSQLSFRIENETLASLSDLVHLLENIAVERKQAEFEKLLSGMDRKKALQLIIETNIYSYLPGLVNQKDRLTELLEFDCNHLNSREMWTLLVYCLQLEGKAIEEFFRDWRLPLNEIRVIQRISYFLKKRSDSTWSLYDLYAATKEIFISAEKIYLVINGIKDSDTIFHYLSVYEKLPIKERSEMNLTGNDLIEWYNQNGGPWVKDKLLLVEQAIIDGNVSNDKRVIKEWLMECNHK, from the coding sequence ATGAAGGAACCTTTTTTAGCAGCAGTACCTGTGTTACAAAAATTAGAGGATGCAGGTTTTGAGGCCTATTTTGTCGGCGGCTCGGTTCGGGATTTTCTTTTAGACAAAGATATTAATGATGTCGATATTGCTACTTCAGCAACCCCTGAAGAAGTAAAACAGGTTTTTTCAAAAACTGTCGATATTGGCATTGAACATGGAACCGTTCTCGTTTTATATCAAAATGAGTCGTACGAAATTACTACGTTTCGAACGGAAACAGAATATCAGGATTATCGAAGACCAAAAGAGGTAATCTTTATTAGGAATCTCACCGAAGATTTACAACGGAGAGATTTTACGATGAATGCCATCGCGATGGATAAAATAGGTCATTTAATTGATCCCTTTCATGGACAAAGGGCCATTAAAGAACAAATAATTCAGACGGTAGGCCAAGGGGCTGAACGTTTTCAAGAGGATGCATTACGCATGATGAGAGCGGTTCGCTTTGTAAGCCAGCTTTCCTTTCGAATTGAAAATGAAACATTAGCCTCCCTATCAGATCTAGTTCACCTACTTGAAAACATCGCAGTAGAACGCAAGCAGGCAGAGTTTGAAAAACTGCTCTCGGGAATGGATCGCAAAAAGGCATTACAATTAATTATTGAAACCAATATATATTCATATCTACCGGGTTTAGTAAATCAAAAGGATAGACTAACAGAATTACTTGAGTTCGATTGTAACCATTTAAATTCAAGAGAAATGTGGACTCTCCTCGTCTATTGTTTACAGTTAGAGGGTAAAGCAATTGAGGAATTCTTTAGAGACTGGCGGCTACCGCTAAACGAGATTCGGGTCATCCAAAGAATTAGTTATTTTCTAAAAAAGAGGTCGGATTCAACCTGGTCTTTATATGATTTATATGCTGCTACTAAAGAGATTTTCATATCTGCTGAGAAAATATACCTTGTAATAAATGGTATAAAAGATTCAGACACAATTTTCCATTATCTGAGTGTGTATGAAAAACTGCCAATTAAAGAACGATCTGAAATGAATCTGACTGGTAACGATTTAATAGAGTGGTACAACCAAAATGGTGGCCCATGGGTAAAAGATAAGTTACTCTTGGTTGAACAGGCAATTATAGACGGAAATGTGAGCAACGATAAGCGGGTGATAAAGGAGTGGCTAATGGAGTGCAATCACAAATAA
- the bshA gene encoding N-acetyl-alpha-D-glucosaminyl L-malate synthase BshA: protein MKKLKIGITCYPTVGGSGVVATELGKMLAEKGHEIHFISSSMPFRLNKMYHNIFYHQVEVNQYSVFQYPPYDIALASKMAEVANRENLDVLHVHYAIPHAVCAILAKQMCKVDLKIVTTLHGTDITVLGSDPSLTEAIKFGIEKSDTVTAVSNALIDQTYEVIQPDKQIVPVYNFIDKRIYKKTDASHLKKQFEIQDDEKVIIHVSNFRPVKRVQDVVKTFAKISARMPAKLLLVGDGPEMTIVCKLVKKLGIVDKVHLLGKQENLEELYSISDLMLLLSEKESFGLVTLEAMACGVPCIGTNVGGMPEVIQHGKTGYLCELGDINDMANKAITLLMDKQMHQQFAKDAEAIVNTKFRADQIVDQYEQIYFRLVKKGD, encoded by the coding sequence ATGAAAAAACTTAAAATTGGAATTACCTGCTATCCGACCGTCGGAGGTTCTGGTGTAGTGGCAACAGAGCTAGGGAAAATGCTCGCTGAAAAAGGTCATGAAATTCACTTTATTTCATCTAGCATGCCTTTTCGTTTGAACAAGATGTATCATAATATTTTTTATCATCAGGTGGAAGTAAATCAATATTCTGTTTTCCAATATCCGCCCTATGACATTGCCTTAGCAAGTAAAATGGCGGAAGTAGCAAATCGTGAGAATTTGGATGTACTTCATGTTCATTACGCGATTCCACATGCAGTCTGTGCAATATTAGCAAAACAAATGTGCAAAGTAGATTTAAAAATTGTGACTACCCTGCATGGTACCGATATTACGGTTTTAGGTTCTGACCCTTCATTAACTGAAGCAATTAAATTTGGTATTGAAAAGTCAGACACTGTAACTGCAGTGTCAAATGCTTTAATTGACCAAACGTATGAAGTTATTCAGCCCGACAAACAAATTGTGCCAGTCTATAATTTTATTGATAAACGCATTTATAAAAAAACAGATGCAAGCCATTTAAAGAAACAGTTTGAGATTCAAGATGATGAAAAGGTAATCATCCATGTTTCGAATTTTCGACCAGTAAAACGTGTTCAGGACGTTGTAAAAACGTTCGCAAAAATTTCAGCACGTATGCCAGCAAAGCTATTATTGGTTGGAGATGGTCCGGAAATGACCATTGTTTGTAAATTGGTAAAAAAGTTAGGAATAGTGGACAAAGTTCACTTGTTAGGCAAGCAAGAAAATCTGGAAGAATTGTATTCGATAAGTGATTTAATGCTGTTATTATCTGAAAAAGAAAGCTTTGGATTAGTTACACTAGAGGCCATGGCGTGTGGAGTGCCGTGCATTGGAACGAATGTAGGTGGAATGCCGGAAGTCATCCAACATGGGAAAACAGGTTATCTTTGTGAATTAGGCGATATCAATGATATGGCAAACAAAGCAATAACCCTATTAATGGACAAACAGATGCATCAACAATTCGCAAAAGATGCCGAGGCAATTGTAAATACAAAATTTAGGGCTGATCAAATTGTTGACCAATATGAGCAAATATATTTTAGACTAGTGAAAAAAGGTGATTAG
- the mgsA gene encoding methylglyoxal synthase, translating to MNIALIAHDNKKNDLVQFVTAYQTIFSEHNLFATGTTGSRISEATGLTITRFQSGPLGGDQQIGAMIAKNNMDVIFFFRDPLTAQPHEPDVTALVRLCDVYSIPLATNMGTAELLIRGLAEGFLEWRTIVAQKNSEIEER from the coding sequence ATGAACATAGCACTAATTGCTCATGATAATAAGAAAAATGACCTAGTACAATTTGTAACAGCATACCAGACTATTTTTTCTGAACATAACTTATTTGCAACTGGAACTACGGGTTCTCGGATAAGTGAAGCGACGGGTTTAACAATAACACGTTTTCAATCAGGTCCACTTGGTGGTGACCAACAAATTGGAGCGATGATTGCAAAAAATAATATGGATGTTATCTTCTTTTTCCGTGACCCATTAACTGCACAGCCGCATGAACCTGATGTAACTGCGCTAGTACGCCTTTGTGACGTCTATTCCATACCGCTTGCTACAAATATGGGTACAGCTGAATTACTGATTAGAGGGTTGGCAGAAGGCTTTTTAGAATGGAGAACGATTGTTGCTCAAAAAAATAGTGAAATAGAAGAACGATAA
- the dapB gene encoding 4-hydroxy-tetrahydrodipicolinate reductase → MNRVKIIIAGPRGRMGSEAVNLVINTEHFELTAVIDYKFGGKLLNEVEGFKKIHNVPVYSNIEECLQTETADVLIDLTTPEVGMHHARTALSYNVRPVVGTTGFSKMELEELEYICREKGLGCIIAPNFALGAVLMMKFSQMAGKYFNDIEIIELHHDQKLDAPSGTAVKTAEMISAARSPKSQGHPNEKETISGARGAEFDGMHIHSVRLPGLVAHQEVLFGSDGQTLSIRHDSYNRASFMSGVKIAVDTVMKLDTFVYGLENILE, encoded by the coding sequence ATGAATAGAGTAAAGATTATTATTGCAGGACCACGGGGACGTATGGGAAGTGAAGCAGTTAATCTCGTAATCAATACCGAGCATTTCGAATTAACCGCTGTTATAGATTATAAATTTGGTGGTAAGTTGCTAAATGAAGTAGAAGGATTCAAAAAGATACATAATGTCCCTGTATATTCTAATATTGAAGAATGTCTGCAAACTGAAACAGCGGATGTACTCATTGATTTGACTACACCGGAAGTTGGGATGCATCATGCCCGGACGGCCCTAAGCTATAATGTTAGGCCGGTAGTTGGGACAACAGGTTTTTCTAAAATGGAATTAGAAGAATTAGAATATATTTGCCGGGAAAAAGGGCTGGGTTGTATAATTGCCCCTAATTTTGCCCTCGGTGCTGTTTTAATGATGAAGTTTTCACAGATGGCAGGAAAATATTTTAATGATATAGAGATCATTGAATTACATCATGATCAAAAGTTAGATGCACCATCTGGTACGGCTGTAAAAACGGCAGAAATGATTTCTGCTGCCAGGTCACCTAAAAGCCAAGGTCATCCAAATGAGAAAGAAACAATAAGCGGTGCTCGCGGTGCTGAATTTGATGGAATGCATATCCATTCGGTTCGATTGCCAGGATTAGTAGCACATCAAGAGGTATTATTTGGGTCAGATGGACAAACATTATCCATTCGTCATGATTCCTATAACCGGGCATCTTTTATGTCAGGCGTCAAAATTGCAGTAGACACGGTAATGAAGCTTGATACATTTGTGTATGGACTTGAAAATATTCTAGAATAG
- a CDS encoding nucleotide pyrophosphohydrolase, whose protein sequence is MAGGKSIKDMQTEVDTYIGQFKEGYFSPLSMMARMTEELGELAREINHYYGEKPKKSTEDEKAIEEEVGDILFVLICLANSLNIDLEEAHDYVMNKFNTRDKDRWTRIEGK, encoded by the coding sequence ATGGCAGGTGGAAAGTCAATAAAAGACATGCAGACAGAAGTAGACACATACATCGGTCAATTTAAGGAAGGATATTTCAGTCCGCTTTCGATGATGGCAAGGATGACGGAGGAATTAGGGGAACTTGCTAGAGAAATAAACCATTATTATGGAGAGAAACCAAAAAAGTCGACTGAAGACGAGAAAGCAATAGAAGAAGAAGTAGGAGACATACTATTTGTTCTTATCTGCTTGGCCAATTCTTTGAATATAGACCTAGAAGAGGCACATGATTATGTAATGAATAAATTTAATACAAGGGATAAGGATCGCTGGACGAGAATAGAAGGGAAATGA
- a CDS encoding YitT family protein, with protein MIFGLKIRNILFILIGTAIMSFGLVNFNMQNKLAEGGFTGITLLFYFLWNWDPSYSNLILNIPLFFIGWKILGRNAFIYTIIGTVGLSVFLWIFQRYPIDMPLQDDLTLAALFAGVFLGIGLGIIFRYGGTTGGVDIIARLVQKYIGWGMGKTMFLFDLGVIALSVITYLNYKQAMYTLVAVFISAKVIDFMLEGAYSARGAMIISEKNEQIAKKIMEEMDRGVTVLKGYGSFTKAEREVLYCVVAKNEIIRLKNLVTSVDPHAFISVSIVHDVHGEGFTLDENKKPIER; from the coding sequence ATGATATTCGGACTTAAAATTAGAAATATATTATTTATCTTAATTGGTACAGCGATTATGTCCTTTGGACTCGTCAATTTTAATATGCAAAATAAATTAGCTGAAGGAGGTTTTACTGGTATTACCCTTTTATTTTACTTTCTATGGAACTGGGATCCGTCTTACTCAAACTTAATTCTAAATATCCCACTTTTTTTTATTGGCTGGAAAATACTTGGTCGTAACGCATTCATTTATACGATAATTGGAACGGTAGGACTTTCTGTTTTTCTGTGGATTTTTCAGCGTTATCCCATCGATATGCCTCTTCAAGACGATCTAACACTTGCGGCATTGTTTGCTGGTGTTTTTTTGGGAATTGGATTAGGGATTATCTTTCGATATGGCGGGACGACTGGCGGCGTCGATATCATTGCCAGGCTTGTACAGAAATACATTGGTTGGGGAATGGGTAAAACCATGTTCTTATTTGACCTTGGGGTTATTGCACTGTCTGTGATTACCTATTTAAATTATAAACAAGCCATGTACACATTAGTTGCTGTCTTTATCAGTGCCAAAGTCATTGATTTTATGCTAGAGGGCGCGTACTCCGCACGAGGTGCAATGATAATTTCTGAAAAAAATGAACAAATTGCCAAAAAAATTATGGAAGAAATGGACCGCGGTGTTACTGTACTAAAGGGGTATGGATCCTTCACAAAAGCAGAACGTGAAGTTTTATACTGTGTAGTCGCCAAAAATGAAATTATTCGACTGAAAAATTTGGTTACATCCGTTGACCCTCATGCATTTATCTCCGTGAGTATTGTCCACGATGTCCATGGTGAAGGGTTTACTTTAGATGAAAATAAAAAACCTATAGAAAGATAA